In Vicinamibacteria bacterium, the DNA window CTGTTCGGTGCCCAAGCGCCCCGCCTTCCCGTAAGTTCCACGAAGGCGGTGCACGGGCACGCCATGGGGGCCTCGGGTGCCCTGGAAGCGGTGGCCACGGTCCTCGCCCTTGAGCAGGGTCGTCTTCCACCCACGGCAAACTTGACGGAGGTCGATCCCGGCCTACCGGCCCTGGACTACCTCACGGCGACCCGTGCGGCCCCTGTAGAGACCGCGCTCTCGAACTCCTTTGCCTTTGGAGGCAACAACGCGGTCCTGGTGCTGGGCCGCGCCCGCCAACGCGTGGGTCCCCATTCGACCTAGCGTGGGCCACGCGTTCCTCGGCCGGGAAATCTGACGGCGGGATTGGTGTTCTCCTTGACGACCTCGCAAATCAAACCCCGCCGGCCGCGCTCAGTCCGGTCCTGACCGGGACCGACGTCGGGGAATGAGTCGGGCCTCCCCAGGATCGGCGCGGGTATACTCGTTGGGCCAGATGGTCCAAGGGCGCGGGGGGCGATTGGCCGATCGGACAATCGGTGTAGCCGTGAAGGCCCAGAGCGGCCCGGGCGTGCTCCACCAGCTCTCGGGTGTGATTGCTCGCCACCGGGGCGACATCACGTCGGTGGAGATCGTGGAGCGGAGCCCAAACGAGAGCCTCATATACTTCGAAATCGATCTCCCCGCCGGCCCCGCCGCCCTGACCGAAGAGCTTCGGGGCCTGCCCGTCGTGCAGTCCGTGGAATTGGTGGAGACGTTCCAGAGGATCTACGGCAAACGCATTATCATCATGGGGGGCGGGGCCCAGGTTGGGCAGGTCGCGATCGGTGCGATTTCGGAAGCTGACCGCCAC includes these proteins:
- a CDS encoding DUF5612 domain-containing protein, with the protein product MADRTIGVAVKAQSGPGVLHQLSGVIARHRGDITSVEIVERSPNESLIYFEIDLPAGPAALTEELRGLPVVQSVELVETFQRIYGKRIIIMGGGAQVGQVAIGAISEADRHNIRGEHISVDTIPLVGEEALAAAVRAVTRLPRARALVLAGSLMGGEIEQAVREVRAQGLLVISLNMAGGVPEAADLVVTDPVQAGVMAVMAVADTAKFSVERLKRRSF